One window of the Lachancea thermotolerans CBS 6340 chromosome A complete sequence genome contains the following:
- the RFC3 gene encoding replication factor C subunit 3 (highly similar to uniprot|P38629 Saccharomyces cerevisiae YNL290W RFC3 Subunit of heteropentameric Replication factor C (RF-C) which is a DNA binding protein and ATPase that acts as a clamp loader of the proliferating cell nuclear antigen (PCNA) processivity factor for DNA polymerases delta and epsilon), with protein sequence MNRSAENLPWIEKYRPQTLDDVYGQREIVGTVRKFVKEGRLPHLLFYGPPGTGKTSMIVALSREIYGTNYRNMVLELNASDDRGIDVVRNQIKEFASTRQIFSKGFKLIILDEADAMTNAAQNALRRIIEKYTKNTRFCILANYAHKLTPALLSRCTRFRFQPLPTDAIEKRVNKVLILENLKLSREAFTALLRLSKGDMRRALNVLQASKATLDDPDAEVTEDTIYECIGAPHPQDIETALESMLKDDWSTAFFTVNKIRTLKGLALIDLVEGIVETLEGYELKPETRVELLCKLSDIEYAMSKGGNDKVQSSAVIGVVKSSFELEA encoded by the coding sequence ATGAATAGAAGCGCTGAGAACCTCCCATGGATTGAGAAGTACAGGCCCCAGACCTTGGACGATGTTTATGGCCAAAGAGAGATTGTTGGCACGGTCCGCAAGTTTGTGAAGGAAGGAAGGCTGCCACATTTATTATTCTACGGCCCTCCAGGAACGGGTAAAACGTCGATGATCGTGGCGTTGTCCCGTGAAATTTACGGAACTAACTACCGGAATATGGTCCTTGAGTTGAACGCGTCCGATGATAGAGGTATTGATGTTGTGAGAAACCAGATCAAAGAATTCGCGTCTACACGCCAAATATTCTCCAAAGGCTTCAAGCTGATTATCCTGGATGAGGCGGATGCGATGACCAACGCAGCACAGAATGCCCTGAGAAGAATCATAGAAAAGTATACAAAGAATACCAGATTCTGCATTTTGGCCAATTACGCACACAAGTTGACACCAGCGCTCCTTAGTCGATGCACTAGGTTCAGGTTCCAGCCGCTTCCTACCGACGCTATCGAAAAGCGCGTCAACAAGGTTCTCATCTTGGAGAATCTGAAACTTTCTCGCGAAGCATTCACAGCCCTGCTAAGGCTTTCCAAGGGCGATATGAGAAGAGCGCTGAACGTTTTGCAAGCAAGCAAGGCCACTTTGGACGATCCAGACGCCGAGGTCACAGAAGATACCATCTACGAGTGCATAGGCGCACCACACCCACAAGACATTGAGACAGCACTTGAGTCGATGCTCAAAGACGACTGGAGTACTGCTTTCTTCACCGTAAATAAAATCCGCACCCTCAAAGGTCTGGCTCTGATCGACCTCGTCGAGGGTATAGTTGAGACCTTGGAGGGGTATGAGTTGAAGCCAGAGACAAGGGTAGAGCTGCTTTGCAAGCTCTCGGATATTGAGTATGCTATGTCGAAGGGTGGTAACGATAAAGTTCAAAGCAGCGCTGTCATCGGTGTTGTCAAATCTAGTTTCGAATTAGAGGCGTAA
- the SIT1 gene encoding siderophore transporter (similar to uniprot|P39980 Saccharomyces cerevisiae YEL065W SIT1 Ferrioxamine B transporter member of the ARN family of transporters that specifically recognize siderophore-iron chelates transcription is induced during iron deprivation and diauxic shift potentially phosphorylated by Cdc28p), with protein MVSFSILLHSGKNSRNKLKKMSLEGHPAKDAKDHAEQILARRKDAGVNNIEVYAAQYSHFAYRVALFFSLFLVAYAYGLDGMVRSSLQAYATSSYGSHSLLATINCVKAVIAAAGQICFARASDIFGRMTILALAVVLYAVGTIIDSQATNITRYAAGACIYQLGYTGIILILEIIAMDFSNLNWRLMASFVPALPFIINTWISGNALEALGMNWKWGIGMWAFIVPLSCVPLFACILHMRFLAHKNAKDQLESEVLLYKHMPWSQYLVEVFFWRLDLLGLLLVCVVFGCILVPFTLAGSLQSKWKRAEIIVPEVIGWCVALPLFLLWEGKYSRHPLVPWSLVKDRGIWSALIIAIHINFVWYMQGDYMYTVLMVAVNETAKSAARITSLYSFVSVITGFLLGGVIVYARRTKKFILFGIACWFVAFGLLVHYRGDSSSHSGIVGSLCLLGFGAGFFTYTTQTSIQASTKSHQDMAVITALYLSHYNIGSALGASISGAIWTNILPRELRKRITDVATYTLAYGSPFVFIEEYLWGTPERMEVVAAYRVVQRILSIVGLCFCVTLLLSAFFLRDHRLENAVALEDVDEKSSRKSDELEARIEDNTETKGFERYGI; from the coding sequence ATGGTTAGTTTCTCCATTCTTCTCCATTCGGGCAAGAACTCGCGTAATAAGCTAAAGAAAATGAGTCTTGAAGGCCATCCTGCCAAGGACGCCAAAGACCACGCGGAGCAGATCCTGGCCCGCAGAAAGGATGCGGGTGTCAACAACATTGAAGTGTACGCTGCGCAGTACTCACACTTTGCGTACCGTGTTGCGCTTTTCTTCTCATTGTTCCTGGTAGCATATGCATACGGACTCGATGGAATGGTGCGGTCCAGTTTGCAGGCTTACGCCACAAGCTCATATGGGAGCCACTCGCTGCTCGCAACGATCAACTGTGTGAAGGCGGTAATCGCCGCAGCCGGCCAAATCTGCTTTGCCAGAGCGTCCGACATCTTCGGCAGAATGACCATCCTGGCGCTGGCGGTGGTTCTGTACGCGGTGGGCACTATCATTGACTCGCAGGCCACGAACATCACGAGATATGCCGCGGGCGCGTGTATCTACCAGCTGGGCTACACCGGCATCATCCTGATCCTCGAGATCATTGCCATGGACTTTTCCAATTTGAACTGGAGGCTGATGGCGTCTTTTGTCCCTGCGCTCCCAttcatcatcaacaccTGGATCTCCGGTAACGCGCTAGAGGCGCTTGGGATGAACTGGAAATGGGGAATCGGAATGTGGGCGTTCATTGTGCCCCTGTCGTGTGTCCCACTATTCGCTTGTATCCTCCACATGCGTTTCCTGGCGCACAAAAATGCTAAAGATCAATTAGAGAGCGAGGTCCTGCTCTACAAGCATATGCCTTGGTCTCAGTACCTGGTCgaagttttcttctggagaCTTGACCTGCTTGGCTTGCTTTTGGTGTGCGTTGTCTTCGGTTGTATCCTAGTGCCTTTCACACTGGCCGGAAGTCTGCAGAGCAAATGGAAGCGGGCTGAGATCATCGTTCCCGAGGTCATTGGTTGGTGCGTCGCGTTGCCGCTGTTCTTGCTATGGGAAGGTAAGTACTCAAGGCACCCCTTGGTTCCTTGGAGCCTCGTCAAGGACAGAGGCATATGGTCCGCCTTGATCATCGCCATCCACATTAACTTCGTGTGGTACATGCAGGGCGACTACATGTACACCGTGCTCATGGTTGCTGTCAATGAGACCGCCAAATCTGCCGCGAGAATAACCTCTTTGTACTCGTTTGTGTCAGTGATTACAGGGTTCTTGCTTGGCGGAGTGATAGTCTACGCAAGGAGGACCAAGAAATTCATCTTGTTCGGGATTGCTTGCTGGTTTGTCGCCTTTGGTCTTTTAGTACACTATCGTGGCGACTCTTCCTCGCACTCAGGCATCGTCGGGTCCCTTTGCTTGCTTGGGTTTGGCGCGGGCTTCTTCACCTATACTACCCAAACTTCGATTCAAGCCTCTACCAAATCCCACCAAGATATGGCAGTCATTACCGCACTATACTTGTCACACTACAATATTGGCTCTGCTCTGGGCGCGTCCATTTCAGGCGCCATCTGGACCAACATTCTGCCTCGAGAGCTGCGCAAGAGAATCACGGATGTGGCCACTTACACCCTCGCATATGGGTCCCcgtttgttttcattgaagAATACCTTTGGGGCACTCCTGAAAGAATGGAAGTTGTTGCTGCATACCGGGTTGTTCAAAGGATTTTATCAATTGTCGGCCTATGTTTCTGTGTGACGCTTCTATTGtcggccttcttcttgagagatCACAGGCTCGAGAACGCCGTCGCTTTGGAAGATGTTGACGAAAAGAGTTCCAGAAAgagcgatgagcttgaagcgCGTATCGAAGACAACACAGAAACAAAGGGCTTTGAACGCTATGGTATCTAA
- the PCL1 gene encoding Pcl1p (similar to uniprot|P24867 Saccharomyces cerevisiae YNL289W PCL1 Pho85 cyclin of the Pcl1 2-like subfamily involved in entry into the mitotic cell cycle and regulation of morphogenesis localizes to sites of polarized cell growth) has protein sequence MRRCGMWAGGACGGQSTLSITASNENSVKMSDTKVLKILFKSPVTDDMIRYLTNTTLSVLPCAREPRQAYPSPPSSPGAASKRALPSLMTFITRLVRYTNVYTSTLLTATCYLEKLRRLLPRDAHGLPSTGHRIFLACLILSAKYHNDSSPQNKHWAAYTDGLFCLDDVNLMERQLLQLLDWDLRVEEQELCDALEPLLEPIRHDLARSRKAMARNYYHQRNMSTCSSTSTLVSTPSLPSLASMKSLTAMKSLPSLPRLPSKASLYAPLYSQCDYSSATLV, from the coding sequence ATGCGTAGATGCGGAATGTGGGCCGGTGGAGCATGCGGGGGACAATCAACATTAAGCATAACAGCCTCAAACGAGAATTCTGTCAAGATGAGCGACACCAAGGTGCTCAAGATCCTATTCAAATCGCCAGTAACGGACGACATGATCCGGTACCTGACCAACACCACGCTGAGCGTATTGCCCTGCGCGCGGGAGCCCCGCCAGGCGTACCCCTCGCCGCCCTCGAGTCCCGGTGCTGCGTCCAAGCGCGCGCTGCCCTCTCTAATGACGTTCATCACGCGGCTGGTCCGCTACACAAACGTGTACACGTCCACGCTGCTGACCGCGACGTGCTACCTGGAGAAGCTGCGGCGGCTACTGCCGCGCGACGCGCACGGACTGCCCTCCACGGGCCACCGGATCTTCCTGGCGTGTCTGATCCTGAGCGCGAAGTACCACAACGACTCGTCGCCGCAGAACAAGCACTGGGCCGCGTACACGGACGGGCTTTTCTGTCTGGATGACGTGAACCTTATGGAgcgccagctgctgcagctACTGGACTGGGATCTACGCGTGGAAGAGCAGGAGCTGTGCGACGCGCTAGAACCGCTGCTAGAGCCCATTCGCCACGACCTGGCGCGCTCCCGTAAGGCCATGGCCCGCAACTACTACCATCAAAGAAATATGAGCACGTGCTCAAGCACGAGCACACTAGTCTCGACGCCGAGCCTACCATCGCTGGCGAGCATGAAATCGCTGACAGCCATGAAGTCGCTGCCGTCGCTGCCGCGGCTACCAAGCAAGGCCTCGCTCTACGCGCCGCTGTACTCGCAGTGCGACTACAGCAGCGCGACACTAGTATAG
- a CDS encoding KLTH0A01628p (conserved hypothetical protein) — MTEQSTPLWLQDRDAVIAQTPAHMWRLGKPTYKFTDRRLNRERQVHFEPGSLGDLVTNLARVFEMEATNKANPDDWISVDPRVFRMTVNGSREYTVQDIVTKGGYNVFLGDLPNYKASESDYAKSEDAFHKAFRTGFLWEILTLEAELPVATFTWRHWGQQNGVFNGHKGDGSVLDIKGTTRATLNDKLQLVRLEHTFDAPGMIDTLSGVCPMAH; from the coding sequence ATGACCGAACAAAGTACCCCGCTGTGGTTGCAGGACCGCGACGCAGTGATTGCACAGACGCCCGCGCACATGTGGCGCCTGGGCAAGCCCACATACAAGTTCACAGACAGAAGGCTCAACCGCGAGCGCCAGGTGCACTTCGAGCCCGGCAGCCTGGGGGACCTGGTGACCAACCTGGCGCGTGTGTTCGAGATGGAGGCCACCAACAAGGCGAACCCCGACGACTGGATCTCGGTGGACCCTCGCGTGTTCAGGATGACCGTCAACGGCAGCCGCGAGTACACGGTGCAGGATATCGTGACCAAGGGAGGCTACAACGTGTTTCTCGGCGACCTGCCCAACTACAAGGCGTCCGAGAGCGACTACGCGAAGTCCGAGGACGCGTTCCACAAGGCCTTCCGCACCGGGTTTCTGTGGGAGATCCTGACGCTGGAGGCCGAGCTGCCGGTCGCGACGTTCACGTGGCGCCACTGGGGGCAGCAGAACGGCGTGTTCAACGGGCACAAGGGCGACGGCAGCGTGCTGGACATCAAGGGCACCACGCGCGCCACCCTCAACGACAAGCTGCAGCTGGTGCGCCTCGAGCACACCTTCGACGCCCCGGGCATGATCGACACGCTGTCGGGCGTGTGCCCAATGGCTCACTGA
- the ZEO1 gene encoding Zeo1p (conserved hypothetical protein), with protein MSESLEHKAEQAQQAAAVNAEHAQAKVAEVGDNAERSAQETQEKAVAAAEEQAQEAKKEANKVEESAKKEAEGVKESAQDKVDEVKKTTAAEKSETAAAEGEKVSPWKRFVAKLKKLLN; from the coding sequence ATGTCCGAGTCGCTAGAACACAAGGCTGAACAAGCTCAGCAAGCCGCTGCTGTGAACGCGGAGCACGCGCAGGCCAAGGTCGCCGAGGTTGGCGACAACGCCGAGCGCTCCGCGCAGGAGACTCAAGAGAAGGCTGTGGCGGCTGCCGAGGAGCAGGCGcaggaggccaagaaggaggccAACAAAGTTGAGGAGTccgccaagaaggaggccGAGGGTGTGAAGGAGTCTGCCCAGGACAAGGTTGATGAGGTCAAGAAGACCACCGCGGCCGAGAAGTCCGAGACCGCTGCGGCCGAGGGCGAGAAGGTCTCGCCATGGAAGCGTTTCGTcgccaagctcaagaagctcttgaactaA
- the CAF40 gene encoding CCR4-NOT core subunit CAF40 (similar to uniprot|P53829 Saccharomyces cerevisiae YNL288W CAF40 Evolutionarily conserved subunit of the CCR4-NOT complex involved in controlling mRNA initiation elongation and degradation binds Cdc39p): MCRCSCYVVTCPRQYPFPVTNALTANFHTLGSRIARSLELFGPQTDSTSLQPQLRMFANPAAAPAASLGFAPSQQPQQSQQPQHAQQAQQAQQAQQAQQPGSTAAAAAAKANLHALDDPNVYHWICQLTYGPNKEQALLELGRKREQYEDLAVVLWSSFGVITALLNEITSVYPMLSPPVLSNQLSNRVCNALVLLQCVASHPETKNLFLQAHIPLLLFPFLNTTSRQRTFEYLRLTSLGVIGALVKIDSAEVIAFLLRTDIIPLCLRIMESSSELSKTVAIFILQKILLDDAGLQYICATPERFLAVSQVLTYMVEQLTLQQTPGRLLKHVVRCYLRLSDNLEARRLLKQVLPRQLKDNTFGEVLRDDLGTKRCLAQLLLTLNED, translated from the coding sequence ATGTGCCGTTGTTCGTGCTACgtggtcacgtgcccgCGTCAGTATCCGTTCCCCGTGACAAACGCGCTCACAGCTAATTTCCACACACTTGGCTCCCGCATCGCAAGATCTTTAGAGCTCTTCGGTCCGCAGACTGACTCCACCTCATTGCAACCACAGCTTCGCATGTTCGCAAACCCCGCCGCCGCTCCCGCAGCGTCGCTTGGCTTCGCGCCCTCACAGCAGCCTCAGCAGTCCCAGCAACCGCAGCACGCCCAGCAAGCCCAGCAAGCCCAACAGGCCCAGCAAGCTCAGCAGCCCGGATCCactgctgccgccgccgccgccaagGCCAACCTCCACGCGCTTGACGACCCCAATGTCTACCACTGGATCTGCCAGCTCACCTACGGCCCCAACAAGGAGCAGGCGCTGCTCGAGCTCGGCCGCAAACGCGAGCAGTACGAAGACCTCGCCGTCGTGCTGTGGTCCTCGTTCGGCGTCATCACCGCGCTGCTCAACGAGATCACCTCCGTCTACCCCATGCTCTCGCCCCCCGTGCTCTCCAATCAGCTCAGCAACCGCGTGTGCAACGCGCTGGTGCTCCTCCAGTGCGTCGCGTCCCACCCGGAAACCAAGAATCTTTTCCTGCAGGCCCACATtccgctgctgctcttccCCTTCCTCAACACCACCTCCAGACAGCGCACCTTCGAGTACCTGCGTCTGACCTCGCTCGGCGTCATTGGCGCTCTCGTCAAGATCGACTCCGCGGAAGTCATCGCCTTTCTGTTGAGGACCGACATCATCCCGCTCTGTCTTCGCATCATGGAGTCCTCCTCCGAGCTCTCCAAAACTGTCGCCATCTTCATCCTGCAAAAGATCCTGCTGGATGACGCTGGCCTGCAATATATATGTGCTACCCCGGAGCGCTTCCTCGCGGTTTCCCAGGTGCTGACATACATGGTTGAGCAGCTAACACTTCAGCAGACGCCCGGGCGTCTCCTCAAGCACGTTGTGAGATGCTATCTGCGCCTGAGTGACAACCTCGAGGCCAGAAGACTCCTAAAGCAGGTCTTGCCCCGCCAGCTCAAGGACAACACATTTGGAGAGGTCCTCAGAGACGACCTCGGCACCAAGCGCTGCCTCGCACAGCTTCTGCTCACGCTCAATGAGGACTAA
- the SEC21 gene encoding coatomer subunit gamma (highly similar to uniprot|P32074 Saccharomyces cerevisiae YNL287W SEC21 Gamma subunit of coatomer a heptameric protein complex that together with Arf1p forms the COPI coat involved in ER to Golgi transport of selective cargo): MSTHTYKKFEEADSGILPDKMTIYQDCLNAFNESPVNAKRCRLLISRLLQLLAQGQTFPRTEATALFFAISKLFQHPNDSLRQAVYLAIKELSAVSDDVLMATSSIMKDVQNGSDMIKPNAIRSLTRVLDESTAFSAERLFKSAVVSKHPSISSAALVSSYHLLPVAESTVKRYANETQEAVSDLKTYPYQSGTSEHYPNSTYIAQYHALGLLYLLRKHDKVALMKLVQQFSAGNLLKNQLAQVQLVKLVGSLLQKDPQLVTQFTPLLLSWLSNKYESVQLEDAKLITSLPDRFVSPEIFASAVQTLQGLLTVPRVTTRFAAVRVLNRISMVAPEKIVVCNPELESLINDSNRNVSTYAITSLLKTGTSNNIASLIKTITNFIHEISDDFKIIIIDAVRTMALKFPEEWKSILNFLINVLKQGEGGFEFKNSIVEALFDLVQFVPQSRELAFENLCDFIEDCEYNEILVRILHILGKEGPSMKIPSLYVRHIYNRVVLENSIVRSAAVVALSKFALVKNDPTLVESIEILLRRISNDADDEVRDRATISLEFIESIKSKEGASSSAAEDLLQSKYSYDLVSLESKLSQYMSAKQESFKAPFDSSSVHRYTEDERKAIDLKRKQEQLFSALPSAGKSKRAASSSQDAEKRNGSYAGPASNEVDQDLQSTKFVEELESIEELKSLGPIINTSKEVPLTETEAEFVVSGVKHLFKNHVVLQFHITNTLTDVALDNVSVGCTMEQEDSTALQETSTIPVDRIMPSETFACYVVYEKSEEVVTEGFLNTLYFTTRELDATTHEPFAGDEGFQDEYEIDSLFLTAGDYIKGSFVGNFSACFDELPHSEVAVYNIKENISLQEVVDKLVVNTSCLTLDNTQFAPTDSNSHTLKLFGKSVLNGARVALVVRMIKSSKGIALKGEIRSDDANLCNDVVDGLI, from the coding sequence ATGTCTACCCACACTTATAAGAAGTTTGAGGAGGCCGACTCGGGCATCTTGCCCGACAAAATGACAATCTACCAGGACTGTCTAAACGCCTTTAATGAGTCTCCCGTCAACGCTAAGCGTTGCCGACTCCTGATTTCTCGTTTATTGCAGCTGCTAGCGCAGGGCCAAACCTTCCCACGCACAGAGGCCACggctctcttcttcgccattTCCAAGCTTTTCCAGCACCCTAATGACTCTCTGAGACAAGCCGTGTATCTGgccatcaaagagctgagcGCAGTCTCCGACGACGTCCTTATGGCGACATCATCCATCATGAAGGACGTGCAGAACGGGTCCGACATGATCAAGCCCAATGCAATCCGTTCTTTGACCCGCGTTCTTGACGAGTCGACTGCCTTCTCAGCCGAGCGGTTGTTCAAGTCCGCAGTGGTCAGCAAGCACCCTTCTATCTCGTCAGCAGCACTCGTGAGCTCTTACCACCTTCTTCCGGTGGCCGAAAGTACGGTTAAGAGGTACGCCAACGAGACCCAGGAAGCAGTTTCAGACCTGAAAACCTACCCCTACCAAAGCGGGACCTCTGAGCACTACCCAAACTCTACGTACATCGCGCAGTACCATGCTTTGGGCTTGCTGTATCTGCTGAGAAAACATGATAAAGTTGCGCTCATGAAGTTGGTCCAGCAGTTTTCTGCCGGcaatcttctcaagaacCAGCTTGCTCAAGTCCAATTGGTCAAGCTCGTTGGGAGTCTTTTACAGAAAGACCCACAGCTGGTCACGCAGTTCACtcctctgctgctgagctGGCTTTCAAACAAGTATGAGTCTGTTCAGCTTGAAGACGCTAAGCTGATCACCTCCCTACCAGACCGCTTCGTTTCCCCAGAGATATTTGCGTCTGCAGTGCAGACTCTGCAAGGCCTTCTCACAGTGCCACGCGTCACTACCAGGTTTGCCGCTGTAAGAGTGCTGAACAGAATTTCCATGGTCGCCCCTGAGAAGATTGTCGTGTGCAACCCTGAGTTGGAATCTCTTATCAACGATAGCAACAGAAATGTTTCCACTTATGCCATTACCTCGCTACTCAAAACTGGCACATCCAATAATATTGCATCTTTGATCAAAACTATTACCAACTTTATTCACGAGATTTCGGATGACTTCAAGATTATCATCATCGATGCCGTTCGTACCATGGCGCTGAAGTTCCCTGAGGAGTGGAagtccattttgaacttcttaatcaatgttttgaagcaaggCGAAGGAGGATTCGAGTTCAAGAACAGTATagttgaagctttgttCGACCTGGTTCAGTTTGTGCCACAATCTAGAGAGCTCgcctttgaaaacctgTGCGACTTCATTGAGGATTGCGAATACAACGAAATTTTGGTGAGAATTCTTCATATTTTGGGTAAAGAGGGTCCAAGTATGAAAATTCCTTCTCTCTACGTCAGACATATCTACAACAGAGTTGTCTTGGAGAACTCAATAGTGAGATCAGCGGCTGTTGTAGCCTTATCAAAATTTGCGTTGGTCAAGAACGACCCTACTCTCGTAGAATCTATTGAAATCCTATTGAGAAGAATTTCAAACGATGCTGACGATGAGGTTAGAGACCGTGCAACAATTTCCCTTGAATTCATCGAATCGATTAAGTCCAAAGAGGGTGCTagctcttctgcagcaGAAGATCTCCTTCAATCCAAGTATTCGTACGACTTGGTTTCTCTGGAGTCTAAGCTAAGTCAGTACATGTCCGCCAAGCAGGAATCGTTCAAGGCACCATTCGATTCTTCCTCGGTTCATCGCTACACTGAGGACGAAAGAAAAGCTATCGACCTCAAGAGAAAGCAAGAACAACTGTTCTCAGCCCTGCCTTCCGCTGGTAAAAGCAAGCGCGCCGCTTCATCAAGTCAAGATGCCGAGAAGAGGAACGGGTCCTACGCAGGTCCCGCTTCTAATGAGGTCGACCAGGACTTGCAATCCACGAAGTTCGTTGAGGAACTGGAATCcatcgaagagctcaagtCTTTGGGTCCTATCATAAACACTTCTAAGGAGGTTCCATTGACTGAAACGGAGGCCGAGTTTGTTGTGTCAGGCGTAAAgcaccttttcaaaaaccatgTGGTGCTCCAATTCCACATCACAAATACCTTAACTGACGTGGCTCTCGACAATGTTTCTGTTGGCTGTACAATGGAGCAGGAAGATTCCACCGCACTACAGGAAACCTCAACTATCCCTGTTGATAGAATTATGCCCTCCGAGACCTTCGCGTGTTATGTTGTGTATGAAAAGTCGGAAGAGGTCGTTACAGaaggcttcttgaacacATTGTACTTCACCACAAGAGAATTGGATGCCACTACTCACGAGCCATTCGCTGGTGACGAAGGATTCCAAGACGAATATGAGATTGATTCTCTTTTCCTCACCGCAGGCGATTATATCAAAGGCTCTTTCGTGGGCAACTTCTCAGCATGCTTCGATGAACTTCCACACTCTGAAGTCGCTGTTTACAACATTAAGGAAAACATATCACTGCAGGAAGTTGTGGACAAACTGGTTGTGAACACCAGCTGTTTAACTCTGGACAACACGCAGTTTGCCCCTACAGATTCTAACTCTCACACACTTAAGTTGTTTGGAAAAAGCGTCTTGAACGGCGCTAGGGTCGCCCTGGTGGTTCGTATGATCAAGAGCTCCAAAGGCATTGCTTTGAAGGGAGAGATTAGATCTGATGACGCCAACCTATGTAATGATGTTGTCGATGGCTTGATTTAG
- the CUS2 gene encoding U2 snRNP complex subunit CUS2 (similar to uniprot|P53830 Saccharomyces cerevisiae YNL286W CUS2 Protein that binds to U2 snRNA and Prp11p may be involved in U2 snRNA folding contains two RNA recognition motifs (RRMs)) codes for MDEEELQLKKELREKKAQELARRKRARDNTERKEDTKRPLKNCAIYISHLPLEVTKDEVIEEFTKYGVIRKDLKSSEPKCKFYYGVDGSFEGAALIVYMRPESVRMAVDLMDGYSFMGNKLKVEEATFKKEPKDDKKSPNASQEGSRDVSAEPKLNNIHAKLNEQERELQDWDDTTDEKTTPREEGSEVDSIPDESENASSRTVVLANVLDLYANLAPQQIAEVAADLKEGCEAIGSVSSFEFDEVLGQAKVEYKSSEIAQKCCQLMNGRYFDGRKLVAYNLEQGEEEEEDEVAEW; via the coding sequence ATGGATGAGGAAGAATTgcaattgaagaaggagctcaGAGAAAAGAAGGCACAGGAGTTGGCAAGACGCAAGCGCGCCAGAGACAACACTGAAAGGAAGGAGGACACCAAAAGGCCACTAAAAAATTGCGCAATCTACATCTCCCATCTACCTTTAGAGGTAACAAAAGACGAAGTAATAGAAGAGTTCACGAAGTATGGAGTTATTAGGAAGGACTTGAAATCCAGTGAGCCCAAGTGCAAGTTCTATTATGGTGTTGATGGGAGCTTTGAGGGTGCCGCTTTGATTGTGTACATGCGACCTGAAAGTGTGCGAATGGCAGTTGATTTAATGGATGGGTACAGCTTTATGGGTAATAAATTAAAAGTAGAGGAGGCCACATTCAAGAAGGAGCCAAAGGATGATAAGAAAAGCCCCAATGCCTCCCAAGAAGGTTCGCGTGATGTTTCTGCTGAACCTAAACTAAATAACATACATGCCAAGCTTAATGAACAGGAACGCGAACTCCAAGACTGGGACGACACCACAGACGAAAAAACTACCCCACGGGAGGAAGGAAGTGAGGTCGATAGCATACCAGATGAATCGGAAAATGCTTCTTCCCGCACTGTTGTTCTCGCGAATGTTTTAGATCTGTACGCGAATCTCGCACCGCAACAGATAGCCGAGGTAGCTGCTGATCTTAAAGAAGGTTGCGAAGCCATAGGAAGCGTTTCATCTTTCGAGTTTGACGAAGTGTTGGGGCAAGCTAAAGTAGAGTACAAGTCCAGCGAAAtagctcaaaaatgttgCCAGTTGATGAATGGGCGATACTTCGATGGAAGAAAGCTTGTTGCTTACAACCTGGAACaaggtgaagaagaggaagaagacgaggTTGCGGAATGGTGA